One window from the genome of Hoplias malabaricus isolate fHopMal1 chromosome 18, fHopMal1.hap1, whole genome shotgun sequence encodes:
- the LOC136675234 gene encoding hydroxycarboxylic acid receptor 2-like: MKNVSECCTFDTSVLDQVLPPVLILEFIFGLFGNILVLWIFAFYMDTWKPNSIYLVHLAVADLVVLFCLPFRADYYLRGRDWIYGDAFCRILLFLVASNRAASIFFLTAVTVDRYLKIVHPLHRINRMKLTYAQWVSCGLWISIIAFTADLVTYNHLNYNNRTQCETFNICLGNNPVANWNSTFYVMEFFVPVNIIIFCSARITCQLKNKTRDAQGKIKKVIQFIFVVALVFIVCFFPSTITQVAVLILKTQYNECHHFSEASVAFYSSLCFTYFHSMLNPLVYYFASPAFKGHFKKLIMKLRWKTTRKQVPGNLSSLAMVTDNLS, from the coding sequence ATGAAAAACGTTTCAGAGTGTTGTACTTTTGATACATCGGTCTTGGACCAGGTTCTACCCCCTGTCCTTATCCTAGAGTTCATTTTTGGCCTCTTTGGAAACATTCTTGTCCTCTGGATTTTTGCTTTCTACATGGACACCTGGAAGCCGAATTCCATCTATCTGGTGCACCTGGCTGTAGCTGACTTGGTGGTCCTCTTCTGCCTGCCCTTCCGGGCCGACTACTACCTCAGAGGAAGGGACTGGATCTACGGAGATGCCTTTTGTCGAATCCTGCTTTTTCTTGTGGCATCAAACAGGGCGGCTAGCATCTTCTTCCTCACAGCAGTGACCGTGGATCGTTACTTGAAAATAGTCCACCCACTGCACCGCATCAATCGAATGAAGCTGACCTATGCTCAGTGGGTCTCCTGTGGCTTGTGGATCTCTATCATTGCCTTTACAGCAGACCTGGTGACTTACAACCACTTGAACTACAACAATCGCACCCAGTGTGAGACCTTTAACATTTGCTTAGGGAACAATCCAGTTGCCAACTGGAACAGTACTTTCTATGTTATGGAATTCTTTGTTCCAGTGAATATTATCATTTTCTGTTCGGCCCGCATCACATGTCAGTTGAAAAACAAGACTAGAGATGCCCAGGGAAAAATCAAGAAGGTCATTCaattcatttttgttgttgctttggTTTTCATCGTTTGCTTTTTTCCAAGCACCATTACACAGGTGGCAGTTCTGATCCTGAAAACCCAGTACAACGAGTGTCATCATTTCAGTGAAGCCAGTGTAGCCTTTTATAGTTCTCTGTGCTTCACCTATTTCCACAGTATGCTCAATCCTCTGGTTTACTACTTTGCCAGTCCTGCATTCAAAGGACATTTCAAGAAACTTATTATGAAACTCAGATGGAAAACAACAAGGAAGCAGGTCCCAGGAAACCTCTCCAGTCTGGCCATGGTAACAGACAACCTCAGCTAA
- the LOC136675208 gene encoding hydroxycarboxylic acid receptor 2-like: protein MENASGCCTFDTSVLDEVLPPVLILEFIFGLCGNTLVLWIFAFYMEDWKPNSIYLVHLAVADTMVLFCLPFRADYYLRGRDWIYGDAFCRILLFLLATNRAASIFFLTAVTVDRYLKVVHPLHRINRMKLTYAQWVSCGLWISIIAFTANLLPYTHLTYGNRTQCEIFNICLGNNPVANWNSAFFVMEFFVPVNIIIFCSARITCQLKNKTRDAQGRIKKVIQFIFVVALVFIICFFPSTICRVAVLILKAWYNECQYFNEASLAFYTSVCFTYFHSMLNPLVYYFASPAFKGNFQQLIIILRGKITRGQVPGASAVRLQ, encoded by the coding sequence ATGGAAAACGCTTCAGGGTGTTGTACTTTTGATACATCGGTCCTGGACGAGGTTCTACCCCCTGTCCTTATCCTAGAGTTCATTTTTGGCCTCTGTGGAAACACTCTTGTCCTCTGGATTTTTGCTTTCTACATGGAGGACTGGAAGCCCAATTCCATCTATCTGGTCCACCTGGCTGTAGCTGACACTATGGTCCTCTTCTGTTTGCCCTTCAGGGCCGACTACTACCTCAGAGGAAGGGACTGGATCTATGGAGATGCCTTTTGTCGAATCTTGCTTTTCCTTCTGGCAACAAACAGGGCCGCTAGCATCTTCTTCCTCACAGCAGTGACCGTGGATCGTTATCTGAAGGTAGTTCACCCGCTGCACCGCATCAATCGTATGAAGTTGACCTATGCTCAGTGGGTCTCCTGTGGCTTGTGGATCTCTATCATTGCCTTTACAGCAAACCTGCTGCCTTATACCCACTTGACCTATGGCAATCGCACCCAGTGTGAGATCTTCAACATTTGCTTAGGGAACAATCCAGTTGCCAACTGGAACTCTGCTTTCTTTGTTATGGAGTTCTTTGTTCCAGTGAATATTATCATTTTCTGTTCGGCCCGCATCACATGCCAGTTGAAAAACAAGACTAGAGATGCCCAGGGAAGAATCAAGAAGGTCATTCaattcatttttgttgttgctttggTTTTCATCATCTGCTTCTTTCCAAGCACCATCTGTCGAGTTGCAGTTCTGATCCTGAAAGCCTGGTACAATGAGTGTCAATACTTCAATGAGGCCAGTCTTGCCTTTTATACTTCAGTGTGCTTCACCTATTTCCATAGCATGCTCAATCCTCTGGTTTACTACTTCGCCAGTCCTGCATTCAAGGGAAATTTCCAGCAACTTATTATTATACTCCGAGGGAAAATAACACGGGGGCAGGTCCCAGGAGCGTCTGCAGTCCGGCTACAATAA
- the LOC136674409 gene encoding hydroxycarboxylic acid receptor 2-like gives MANASECCAFDTPVLDHILPPVLFLEFIFGLSGNILAFWMFAFHMDTWKPNSIYLVHLAVADSVVLFCLPFRADYYRRGKDWIYGDAFCRILLFLLSTSRAAGIFFLTAVTVDRYLKIVHPLHRINRMNLTYALWVSCGLWICIISLTAYLLSSDHFFYYNNHTQCESFNICLGNNPLSSWNNAFYVIQFFVPANIIVFCTARIAWQLKNKTIDAQGKIKRVIQFIFVVALVFIICFFPSTISRVAVWILKAWYSECPYFHGASIAFYTSVCFTYFNSVLNPLVYYFSSPAFSGTLKKLIMKLRGKTTGERVPGTFSNLATVTGNLQ, from the coding sequence ATGGCAAACGCTTCAGAGTGCTGTGCTTTTGATACACCGGTATTGGACCACATTCTACCCCCTGTCCTTTTCCTAGAGTTCATTTTTGGCCTCTCTGGAAACATACTCGCTTTCTGGATGTTTGCGTTCCACATGGACACCTGGAAGCCCAATTCCATCTATCTGGTGCACCTAGCTGTAGCTGACTCGGTGGTCCTCTTCTGTTTGCCATTCAGGGCCGACTACTACCGCAGAGGCAAGGACTGGATTTATGGAGATGCCTTTTGTCGAATCCTGCTCTTCCTCCTGTCAACCAGCAGAGCCGCTGGCATCTTCTTCCTCACAGCAGTGACCGTGGATCGTTATCTGAAGATAGTTCATCCACTGCACCGCATCAATCGAATGAACCTGACCTATGCCCTGTGGGTGTCCTGTGGCTTGTGGATCTGTATCATATCCTTGACGGCATATCTGTTGTCTTCTGATCACTTTTTCTACTACAACAATCACACCCAATGTGAGAGCTTCAACATATGCTTGGGGAACAATCCACTCTCCAGCTGGAACAATGCTTTCTATGTTATTCAGTTTTTTGTGCCAGCGAATATTATCGTTTTCTGTACGGCCCGTATCGCATGGCAGTTGAAGAACAAGACAATAGACGCCCAGGGCAAAATCAAGAGAGTCATTCagttcatttttgttgttgctttggTTTTCATCATCTGCTTCTTTCCAAGCACCATCTCTCGGGTTGCAGTTTGGATCCTAAAAGCCTGGTACAGTGAGTGTCCATACTTCCATGGGGCCAGTATAGCCTTTTACACTTCAGTGTGCTTCACCTATTTCAATAGTGTACTCAATCCTCTGGTTTACTACTTCTCCAGTCCTGCATTCAGTGGAACTCTTAAGAAACTTATTATGAAACTCAGAGGGAAAACAACAGGGGAGCGGGTCCCAGGAACCTTCTCCAATCTGGCTACGGTTACAGGCAATCTCCAATAA
- the LOC136674245 gene encoding hydroxycarboxylic acid receptor 2-like: MENTSHCCFFDTTVFNQILPPVLILEFIFGLFGNTLVLWIFAFYMEDWKPNSIYLVHLAVADTMVLFCLPFRADYFLRGKDWIYGDAFCRILLFLQASNRAASIFFLTAVTVDRYLKIVHPLHRINRMNLTYAQWVSCGLWISIIAFTADLLTYNHSNYNNRTQCETFNICLGNNPVANWNRAFYVMEFFVPANIIIFCTARITRQLKDNTMDTQGKIKRVIKFIYVVALVFTICFFPSTITQVAVLILKTQYNQCQNFHEASVAFHTSLCFTYFISILNPLVYYFASPTFSKTFQKLVMKFRGNTSGEQVPEINARPATITDNLH; this comes from the coding sequence ATGGAAAATACTTCACATTGCTGTTTTTTTGATACAACTGTTTTCAACCAGATTCTGCCCCCTGTCCTTATTCTAGAGTTTATTTTTGGCCTCTTTGGAAACACTCTTGTCCTCTGGATTTTTGCTTTCTACATGGAGGACTGGAAGCCCAATTCCATCTATCTGGTGCACCTGGCTGTAGCTGACACCATGGTCCTCTTCTGTTTGCCCTTCCGGGCAGACTACTTCCTCAGAGGCAAGGACTGGATTTATGGAGATGCCTTTTGTCGAATCCTGCTTTTCCTCCAGGCATCAAACAGGGCGGCTAGCATCTTCTTCCTCACAGCAGTGACCGTGGATCGTTACCTGAAAATAGTTCACCCGCTGCACCGCATCAATCGTATGAACCTGACCTATGCTCAGTGGGTCTCCTGTGGCTTGTGGATTTCTATCATTGCCTTTACAGCAGACCTGCTGACTTACAATCACTCGAACTACAACAATCGCACCCAGTGTGAGACCTTTAACATTTGCTTAGGGAACAATCCAGTTGCCAACTGGAACCGTGCTTTCTATGTTATGGAGTTCTTTGTGCCAgcaaacattattattttctgtacGGCCCGCATCACAAGGCAGTTAAAGGACAACACAATGGACACCCAGGGAAAAATCAAGAGAGTCATTAAGTTTATTTATGTTGTTGCTTTGGTTTTCACCATCTGCTTTTTTCCAAGCACCATTACACAGGTGGCGGTTTTGATCCTGAAAACCCAGTACAACCAGTGTCAAAACTTCCATGAGGCCAGTGTAGCCTTTCATACTTCATTGTGCTTCACCTATTTCATTAGCATACTCAATCCTCTGGTTTACTACTTCGCCAGTCCTACTTTCAGTAAGACGTTCCAGAAACTTGTCATGAAATTTAGAGGAAATACATCAGGGGAGCAGGTGCCAGAAATCAATGCCAGACCAGCAACGATTACAGACAATCTCCACTAA
- the LOC136674843 gene encoding B-cell CLL/lymphoma 7 protein family member A-like — translation MSGRSVRAETRSRAKDDIKRVMAAIEKVRKWEKKWVTVGDSSLRIFKWVPVTDPRPDDKNKKKKGRDDKYGSEVTTPENSSSPGMTDLNDENSNQSSIADTSPSKPENSCSTSPAPEAAALSQSNGSENKTPSPDQDKSNSTSPETSAPEKEPSSEKSKVTQELEDEAPQSKKCKQDSSSQDCEES, via the exons atGTCTGGCCGCTCGGTCCGCGCCGAGACCCGGAGCAGAGCTAAAGATGATATCAAGCGGGTCATGGCCGCCATTGAGAAAGTACGAAAATG GGAGAAAAAGTGGGTGACTGTAGGAGACTCTTCACTGCGTATTTTCAAGTGGGTGCCAGTGACTGATCCAAGGCCAGATGAT aaaaataaaaagaagaaaggcAGAGATGACAAGTATGGCTCAGAAGtcaccactccagagaacagctcTTCTCCTGGAATGACTGACTTAAATG ACGAGAACAGCAATCAGAGCTCTATTGCAGACACCTCTCCATCGAAGCCAGAAAACAGCTGTAGCACAAGTCCAGCGCCTGAGGCCGCTGCACTGTCTCAGAGCAATGGAAGTGAAAACAAGACACCGTCTCCTGACCAAG ATAAGAGCAACTCTACCTCCCCAGAGACCTCCGCACCAGAGAAGGAACCATCATCAGAAAAATCCAAAGTAACTCAG gaACTGGAAGACGAGGCACCTCAGAGTAAGAAATGCAAACAGGATTCTTCCTCTCAGGACTGTGAAGAAAGCTGA